A single region of the Vicia villosa cultivar HV-30 ecotype Madison, WI linkage group LG4, Vvil1.0, whole genome shotgun sequence genome encodes:
- the LOC131599749 gene encoding uncharacterized protein LOC131599749 isoform X2, with the protein MVSGVSIFGVYILVFGRIHLSSLLSSLSLSCLPYQVSGKVGWISANGRSGRRLLDGFCNSYKRWKNMFFKVRSASFLLNEEGDSRFPLRWTADPVPFITFEIDRLDEVERDEIQLLTGLPVFHCAKLIALNENRDALMAHFSEMTTYKFKKKDLEKFVHLKPSTDAIADTSAPNRTMASPSVSQLKEKKRKRLFEVLNEPVHVIKSPVLLASAGNVPSAKLPSVGPAPTLPIQNLEAMWDDALGSSSEIDRHCFSNLRKEEMVEAAKVYQLRALTLMKEVEQVMISEGLDKLTKENEEDKRIKEIEDLKGKLEVAHKAQDKLKKELVDLNEKQEKWKKEKIDLESALTKERNLLKLTRVNLRDEKNKVQQAMAQAAHQYLEGFNCAKSQAAFLCSVDEGKLDGMRLWGQVRDGEIVVDDDDGL; encoded by the exons ATGGTAAGCGGTGTAAGCATTTTTGGTGTATACATTTTGGTCTTTGGAAGAATTCATTTGAGTTCCTTGCTTTCTTCCCTCTCCCTTTCATGTCTCCCGTATCAG GTTTCGGGAAAAGTGGGATGGATATCTGCGAATGGCCGGTCAGGGAGACGGTTGTTGGATGGTTTTTGTAATTCCTATAAGAGATGGAAGAACATGTTTTTTAAAGTTCGTTCGGCTTCGTTTTTGTTGAATGAAGAGGGAGATTCTCGGTTTCCTCTTCGTTGGACAGCTGATCCTGTTCCCTTCATTACCTTTGAGATTGACCGGTTGGACGAGGTTGAGCGGGATGAAATTCAACTGTTGACGGGTTTACCTGTGTTTCATTGTGCTAAATTGATAGCGCTAAATGAAAATCGTGATGCTTTGATGGCTCACTTTT CCGAGATGACGACATACAAGTTCAAGAAAAAGGACTTGGAGAAATTCGTCCACTTAAAACCTTCTACAGATGCGATTGCTGATACTTCAGCTCCCAATCGTACCATGGCCTCACCTTCGGTAAGCCAGCTTAAGGAAAAAAAGCGAAAAAGACTATTTGAGGTCCTAAACGAGCCCGTTCATGTCATCAAGTCACCTGTCCTCCTTGCCAGTGCAGGGAATGTTCCTTCCGCCAAGCTACCTTCGGTTGGTCCGGCACCGACCCTTCCAATTCAGAACCTTGAGGCCATGTGGGATGATGCACTTGGCTCTTCATCAGAGATTGACAGACATTGTTTTTCTAATCTGAGGAAGGAGGAGATGGTTGAAGCAGCTAAGGTATACCAGCTACGCGCTTTAACTCTTATGAAAGAGGTGGAGCAAGTTATGATCTCAGAGGGCTTGGATAAGCTGACAAAAGAGAATGAAGAGGATAAGAGGATTAAAGAGATTGAAGATTTGAAAGGGAAACTGGAAGTTGCTCATAAAGCTCAAGACAAGCTGAAAAAAGAATTGGTTGACTTGAACGAAAAGCAAGAGAAATGGAAGAAGGAGAAAATTGACTTGGAATCTGCTTTGACGAAAGAGCGCAATCTGTTGAAATTAACTCGGGTGAATCTGCGCGATGAGAAAAATAAGGTTCAGCAGGCGATGGCTCAGGCAGCCCATCAGTATTTGGAAGGTTTCAATTGTGCTAAGTCTCAAGCCGCCTTCTTGTGCTCTGTTGATGAAGGAAAATTAGATGGCATGCGTCTTTGGGGTCAGGTAAGGGATGGTGAAATcgtagttgatgatgatgatggtttgtAG
- the LOC131599749 gene encoding uncharacterized protein LOC131599749 isoform X1, producing the protein MKNILKPKPSLVKPISYSSLVTCSSPSLTQLPNIPKNPNNSDDTCSSFDILNYESWVCPQVLKHHSIFTSDESILRLQQKIQLTHELACLPCSEEERVCWQHTDENEPHFIYMYEFLFEKLLVSLPFSKFQCDVLATLNVAPSQLHPNTWGFVRAFEILCSCVGVEPSANKFLYFFQVKVSGKVGWISANGRSGRRLLDGFCNSYKRWKNMFFKVRSASFLLNEEGDSRFPLRWTADPVPFITFEIDRLDEVERDEIQLLTGLPVFHCAKLIALNENRDALMAHFSEMTTYKFKKKDLEKFVHLKPSTDAIADTSAPNRTMASPSVSQLKEKKRKRLFEVLNEPVHVIKSPVLLASAGNVPSAKLPSVGPAPTLPIQNLEAMWDDALGSSSEIDRHCFSNLRKEEMVEAAKVYQLRALTLMKEVEQVMISEGLDKLTKENEEDKRIKEIEDLKGKLEVAHKAQDKLKKELVDLNEKQEKWKKEKIDLESALTKERNLLKLTRVNLRDEKNKVQQAMAQAAHQYLEGFNCAKSQAAFLCSVDEGKLDGMRLWGQVRDGEIVVDDDDGL; encoded by the exons ATGAAAAACATTCTAAAACCAAAACCTAGTTTAGTAAAACCCATTTCGTATTCATCTCTTGTAACTTGTTCATCCCCTTCTCTAACACAACTTCCTAATATCCCAAAAAACCCTAATAACAGTGACGATACATGTTCATCTTTTGACATTCTAAACTATGAATCATGGGTGTGTCCTCAAGTTCTGAAGCACCACTCAATCTTTACCTCCGATGAATCTATCCTCCGTCTACAACAAAAGATTCAGCTGACGCATGAACTTGCATGTCTTCCGTGCTCCGAAGAAGAACGTGTGTGTTGGCAGCACACCGATGAAAATGAACCACATTTCATTTATATGTATGAGTTTTTGTTTGAGAAGTTGTTGGTTTCACTTCCTTTTTCGAAATTTCAATGTGACGTTTTGGCTACCCTGAATGTTGCTCCTTCGCAACTTCATCCTAATACATGGGGTTTCGTTAGAGCTTTCGAGATTCTATGTTCTTGTGTTGGTGTTGAACCTAGTGCTAATAAGTTTCTGTATTTCTTCCAAGTCAAGGTTTCGGGAAAAGTGGGATGGATATCTGCGAATGGCCGGTCAGGGAGACGGTTGTTGGATGGTTTTTGTAATTCCTATAAGAGATGGAAGAACATGTTTTTTAAAGTTCGTTCGGCTTCGTTTTTGTTGAATGAAGAGGGAGATTCTCGGTTTCCTCTTCGTTGGACAGCTGATCCTGTTCCCTTCATTACCTTTGAGATTGACCGGTTGGACGAGGTTGAGCGGGATGAAATTCAACTGTTGACGGGTTTACCTGTGTTTCATTGTGCTAAATTGATAGCGCTAAATGAAAATCGTGATGCTTTGATGGCTCACTTTT CCGAGATGACGACATACAAGTTCAAGAAAAAGGACTTGGAGAAATTCGTCCACTTAAAACCTTCTACAGATGCGATTGCTGATACTTCAGCTCCCAATCGTACCATGGCCTCACCTTCGGTAAGCCAGCTTAAGGAAAAAAAGCGAAAAAGACTATTTGAGGTCCTAAACGAGCCCGTTCATGTCATCAAGTCACCTGTCCTCCTTGCCAGTGCAGGGAATGTTCCTTCCGCCAAGCTACCTTCGGTTGGTCCGGCACCGACCCTTCCAATTCAGAACCTTGAGGCCATGTGGGATGATGCACTTGGCTCTTCATCAGAGATTGACAGACATTGTTTTTCTAATCTGAGGAAGGAGGAGATGGTTGAAGCAGCTAAGGTATACCAGCTACGCGCTTTAACTCTTATGAAAGAGGTGGAGCAAGTTATGATCTCAGAGGGCTTGGATAAGCTGACAAAAGAGAATGAAGAGGATAAGAGGATTAAAGAGATTGAAGATTTGAAAGGGAAACTGGAAGTTGCTCATAAAGCTCAAGACAAGCTGAAAAAAGAATTGGTTGACTTGAACGAAAAGCAAGAGAAATGGAAGAAGGAGAAAATTGACTTGGAATCTGCTTTGACGAAAGAGCGCAATCTGTTGAAATTAACTCGGGTGAATCTGCGCGATGAGAAAAATAAGGTTCAGCAGGCGATGGCTCAGGCAGCCCATCAGTATTTGGAAGGTTTCAATTGTGCTAAGTCTCAAGCCGCCTTCTTGTGCTCTGTTGATGAAGGAAAATTAGATGGCATGCGTCTTTGGGGTCAGGTAAGGGATGGTGAAATcgtagttgatgatgatgatggtttgtAG